From one Erinaceus europaeus chromosome 4, mEriEur2.1, whole genome shotgun sequence genomic stretch:
- the CHADL gene encoding chondroadherin-like protein isoform X2, which translates to MKGSQSPTPIFVQLFLPLLLLLLLGPAWHTTARRCPKVCICDSSQQHAACRHQNLTEVPNAVPELTQRLDLQGNALKVIPRAAFQDLPYLTHLDLRHCQVELVAEGAFRGLGRLLLLNLANNRLRVLPQEALDGLGSLQRLELEGNQLEELRPGAFAALGALATLNLAHNALVYLPAMAFQGLLRAHWLRLSHNALSVLAPEALAGLPALRRLSLQHNELQALPGLALSQARGLSLLELGYNPFTSAGEEDGLALPSLRELRLERGALQALGARAFAGCPRLHTLDLRGNQLRGPPPLHGLSRLRRLSLRGNPLWCGCGARPLLQWLARARVRSDGACWGPRRLRGEALDALRPADLRCPEAEEEQEEVAAARPRAPAIPRAPDGANRPCPRACLCVSESQHSSCENRSLQAVPRGFPNGTQLLDLRRNHFPSVSREAFPGLSGLVSLHLQHCAIGELEAGALAGLGSLLYLYLSDNQLSGLSAAALEGAPRLAYLYLERNRFMQVPGAALCALPGLFSLHLQDNAVERLAPGDLVGVKALRWLYLSGNRITHVSPRAWGPAWELEKLHLDRNQLREVPTRALEGLSVLLELQLSGNPLGALQAGAFRPVSNSLQHLFLNSSELKQISPEAFSGLGSRLQSLHLQKNQLQTLPAPHGLSQLELIDLSGNPFHCDCQLLPLHRWLTGLNLHVGATCAAPPSTHGQKVKAANAVFKACSGWAARKVKRTSAHKPGSKTFMEGRQRTVKVGR; encoded by the exons ATGAAGGG GTCTCAAAGCCCCACTCCCATCTTTGTGCAGCTGTTTCTTCCActactgttgctgctgctgctgggcccAGCCTGGCATACAACTGCCCGGCGATGCCCAAAGGTCTGCATCTGCGACAGCTCCCAGCAGCACGCTGCCTGCCGGCACCAGAACCTCACGGAGGTGCCAAATGCCGTTCCTGAG ctaacCCAGCGGCTGGACCTCCAGGGCAACGCGCTGAAGGTGATCCCTCGAGCAGCCTTCCAGGACCTGCCCTACCTGACGCACCTGGACCTGCGCCACTGCCAGGTGGAGCTGGTGGCCGAGGGCGCCTTCCGCGGCCTGGGCCGCCTGCTCCTTCTCAACCTGGCCAACAACCGCCTGCGTGTGCTGCCACAGGAGGCCCTGGACGGGCTGGGCTCGCTGCAGCGGCTGGAGCTGGAGGGCAACCAGCTGGAGGAGCTGCGGCCCGGCGCGTTCGCGGCGCTGGGGGCACTGGCCACGCTGAACCTGGCGCACAACGCCCTGGTCTACCTGCCCGCCATGGCCTTCCAGGGGCTGCTGCGTGCGCACTGGCTGCGGCTGTCCCACAACGCGCTCAGCGTGCTGGCGCCCGAGGCCCTGGCCGGCCTGCCCGCCCTGCGCCGCCTCAGCCTCCAGCACAACGAGCTGCAGGCCCTGCCCGGCCTGGCCCTGTCCCAGGCGCGGGGCCTGAGCCTCCTGGAGCTGGGCTACAACCCCTTCACCTCCGCGGGCGAGGAGGATGGGCTGGCGCTGCCCAGCCTGCGGGAGCTGCGGCTGGAGCGTGGCGCCCTACAGGCCCTGGGCGCCCGCGCCTTCGCCGGCTGCCCGCGCCTGCACACGCTGGACCTGCGCGGGAACCAACTGCGCGGCCCGCCGCCCCTGCACGGCCTGAGCCGCCTGCGGCGCCTGAGCCTGCGCGGGAACCCGCTGTGGTGCGGCTGCGGGGCCCGGCCTCTGCTGCAGTGGTTGGCGCGGGCGCGCGTGCGTTCCGACGGCGCGTGCTGGGGGCCCCGGCGCCTGCGGGGCGAGGCCCTGGACGCCCTGCGGCCGGCAGACCTGCGCTGCCCGGAGGccgaagaggagcaggaggaagtcGCTGCGGCGCGGCCCCGCGCCCCGGccatccccagagccccagacGGGGCGAACCGGCCCTGCCCGCGCGCCTGCCTGTGCGTCTCCGAGTCCCAGCACAGCAGCTGTGAGAACCGCAGCCTGCAGGCCGTGCCCCGCGGCTTCCCCAATGGCACCCAGCTCCTGGATCTGCGCAGGAACCACTTCCCCTCCGTGTCCCGGGAGGCCTTCCCAGGCCTGAGTGGCCTGGTGTCgctgcacctgcagcactgcgccATCGGCGAGCTGGAGGCTGGGGCGCTGGCCGGGTTGGGCAGCttgctctatctctacctctctgacaatcagctctCGGGCCTCAGTGCTGCTGCCCTGGAAGGAGCTCCCCGTCTGGCCTACCTGTACCTGGAGCGCAACCGTTTCATGCAGGTGCCAGGGGCAGCGCTGTGCGCCCTGCCGGGCCTCTTTTCCCTGCACCTGCAGGACAATGCAGTGGAGCGCCTGGCCCCTGGCGATCTAGTGGGGGTGAAGGCGTTGCGCTGGCTCTACCTGAGCGGGAATCGCATCACTCATGTGTCCCCCCGGGCATGGGGCCCAGCTTGGGAGCTGGAGAAGCTGCACCTTGACAGGAACCAGCTCCGAGAGGTGCCCACACGGGCCCTGGAGGGGCTGTCTGTCCTCCTGGAACTGCAACTCTCAGGAAACCCGCTGGGGGCCCTGCAAGCTGGGGCCTTCCGACCCGTGAGCAACTCGCTGCAGCACCTCTTCCTCAACAGCAGTGAGCTGAAGCAg ATCTCTCCTGAGGCCTTCTCAGGCCTAGGGTCCAGGCTCCAGAGTCTACACCTGCAGAAGAATCAGCTTCAGACTCTGCCCGCCCCACATGGCCTCAGTCAACTGGAACTCATCGACCTCAGTGGCAATCCCTTCCACTGTGACTGCCAGCTGCTCCCGCTGCACAG GTGGCTAACTGGGCTCAATCTGCATGTGGGGGCCACCTGTGCTGCCCCTCCCAGTACCCATGGCCAGAAGGTGAAGGCTGCAAATGCTGTTTTCAAAGCCTGCTCAGGTTGGGCTGCCAGGAAGGTCAAGCGGACATCTGCTCACAAGCCTGGTTCCAAAACCTTCATGGAAGGAAGGCAAAGAACAGTCAAGGTTGGCAG gtag
- the CHADL gene encoding chondroadherin-like protein isoform X1, which translates to MKGSQSPTPIFVQLFLPLLLLLLLGPAWHTTARRCPKVCICDSSQQHAACRHQNLTEVPNAVPELTQRLDLQGNALKVIPRAAFQDLPYLTHLDLRHCQVELVAEGAFRGLGRLLLLNLANNRLRVLPQEALDGLGSLQRLELEGNQLEELRPGAFAALGALATLNLAHNALVYLPAMAFQGLLRAHWLRLSHNALSVLAPEALAGLPALRRLSLQHNELQALPGLALSQARGLSLLELGYNPFTSAGEEDGLALPSLRELRLERGALQALGARAFAGCPRLHTLDLRGNQLRGPPPLHGLSRLRRLSLRGNPLWCGCGARPLLQWLARARVRSDGACWGPRRLRGEALDALRPADLRCPEAEEEQEEVAAARPRAPAIPRAPDGANRPCPRACLCVSESQHSSCENRSLQAVPRGFPNGTQLLDLRRNHFPSVSREAFPGLSGLVSLHLQHCAIGELEAGALAGLGSLLYLYLSDNQLSGLSAAALEGAPRLAYLYLERNRFMQVPGAALCALPGLFSLHLQDNAVERLAPGDLVGVKALRWLYLSGNRITHVSPRAWGPAWELEKLHLDRNQLREVPTRALEGLSVLLELQLSGNPLGALQAGAFRPVSNSLQHLFLNSSELKQISPEAFSGLGSRLQSLHLQKNQLQTLPAPHGLSQLELIDLSGNPFHCDCQLLPLHRWLTGLNLHVGATCAAPPSTHGQKVKAANAVFKACSGWAARKVKRTSAHKPGSKTFMEGRQRTVKVGRPSVSSQLTPNLLNHC; encoded by the exons ATGAAGGG GTCTCAAAGCCCCACTCCCATCTTTGTGCAGCTGTTTCTTCCActactgttgctgctgctgctgggcccAGCCTGGCATACAACTGCCCGGCGATGCCCAAAGGTCTGCATCTGCGACAGCTCCCAGCAGCACGCTGCCTGCCGGCACCAGAACCTCACGGAGGTGCCAAATGCCGTTCCTGAG ctaacCCAGCGGCTGGACCTCCAGGGCAACGCGCTGAAGGTGATCCCTCGAGCAGCCTTCCAGGACCTGCCCTACCTGACGCACCTGGACCTGCGCCACTGCCAGGTGGAGCTGGTGGCCGAGGGCGCCTTCCGCGGCCTGGGCCGCCTGCTCCTTCTCAACCTGGCCAACAACCGCCTGCGTGTGCTGCCACAGGAGGCCCTGGACGGGCTGGGCTCGCTGCAGCGGCTGGAGCTGGAGGGCAACCAGCTGGAGGAGCTGCGGCCCGGCGCGTTCGCGGCGCTGGGGGCACTGGCCACGCTGAACCTGGCGCACAACGCCCTGGTCTACCTGCCCGCCATGGCCTTCCAGGGGCTGCTGCGTGCGCACTGGCTGCGGCTGTCCCACAACGCGCTCAGCGTGCTGGCGCCCGAGGCCCTGGCCGGCCTGCCCGCCCTGCGCCGCCTCAGCCTCCAGCACAACGAGCTGCAGGCCCTGCCCGGCCTGGCCCTGTCCCAGGCGCGGGGCCTGAGCCTCCTGGAGCTGGGCTACAACCCCTTCACCTCCGCGGGCGAGGAGGATGGGCTGGCGCTGCCCAGCCTGCGGGAGCTGCGGCTGGAGCGTGGCGCCCTACAGGCCCTGGGCGCCCGCGCCTTCGCCGGCTGCCCGCGCCTGCACACGCTGGACCTGCGCGGGAACCAACTGCGCGGCCCGCCGCCCCTGCACGGCCTGAGCCGCCTGCGGCGCCTGAGCCTGCGCGGGAACCCGCTGTGGTGCGGCTGCGGGGCCCGGCCTCTGCTGCAGTGGTTGGCGCGGGCGCGCGTGCGTTCCGACGGCGCGTGCTGGGGGCCCCGGCGCCTGCGGGGCGAGGCCCTGGACGCCCTGCGGCCGGCAGACCTGCGCTGCCCGGAGGccgaagaggagcaggaggaagtcGCTGCGGCGCGGCCCCGCGCCCCGGccatccccagagccccagacGGGGCGAACCGGCCCTGCCCGCGCGCCTGCCTGTGCGTCTCCGAGTCCCAGCACAGCAGCTGTGAGAACCGCAGCCTGCAGGCCGTGCCCCGCGGCTTCCCCAATGGCACCCAGCTCCTGGATCTGCGCAGGAACCACTTCCCCTCCGTGTCCCGGGAGGCCTTCCCAGGCCTGAGTGGCCTGGTGTCgctgcacctgcagcactgcgccATCGGCGAGCTGGAGGCTGGGGCGCTGGCCGGGTTGGGCAGCttgctctatctctacctctctgacaatcagctctCGGGCCTCAGTGCTGCTGCCCTGGAAGGAGCTCCCCGTCTGGCCTACCTGTACCTGGAGCGCAACCGTTTCATGCAGGTGCCAGGGGCAGCGCTGTGCGCCCTGCCGGGCCTCTTTTCCCTGCACCTGCAGGACAATGCAGTGGAGCGCCTGGCCCCTGGCGATCTAGTGGGGGTGAAGGCGTTGCGCTGGCTCTACCTGAGCGGGAATCGCATCACTCATGTGTCCCCCCGGGCATGGGGCCCAGCTTGGGAGCTGGAGAAGCTGCACCTTGACAGGAACCAGCTCCGAGAGGTGCCCACACGGGCCCTGGAGGGGCTGTCTGTCCTCCTGGAACTGCAACTCTCAGGAAACCCGCTGGGGGCCCTGCAAGCTGGGGCCTTCCGACCCGTGAGCAACTCGCTGCAGCACCTCTTCCTCAACAGCAGTGAGCTGAAGCAg ATCTCTCCTGAGGCCTTCTCAGGCCTAGGGTCCAGGCTCCAGAGTCTACACCTGCAGAAGAATCAGCTTCAGACTCTGCCCGCCCCACATGGCCTCAGTCAACTGGAACTCATCGACCTCAGTGGCAATCCCTTCCACTGTGACTGCCAGCTGCTCCCGCTGCACAG GTGGCTAACTGGGCTCAATCTGCATGTGGGGGCCACCTGTGCTGCCCCTCCCAGTACCCATGGCCAGAAGGTGAAGGCTGCAAATGCTGTTTTCAAAGCCTGCTCAGGTTGGGCTGCCAGGAAGGTCAAGCGGACATCTGCTCACAAGCCTGGTTCCAAAACCTTCATGGAAGGAAGGCAAAGAACAGTCAAGGTTGGCAG GCCCAGTGTGTCCAGTCAGCTCACTCCTAATTTGCTGAATCACTGTTGA
- the L3MBTL2 gene encoding lethal(3)malignant brain tumor-like protein 2: protein MEKSRRIEETLSSEPMEEEEDDDLELFAGYDSFRSYNSSAGSESSSYLEESSEAENEDREAGELPTSPVHLLSPGTPRSLDGSGSEPAVCEMCGIVGTREAFFSKTKRFCSVSCSRSYSSNSKKASILARLQGKPPTKKAKVLHKAAWSAKIGAFLHSQGTGQLADGTPTGQDALVLGFDWGKFLKDHSYKAAPVSCFKHVPLYDQWEDVMKGMKVEVLNSDAVLPSRVYWIASVIQAAGYRVLLRYEGFENDASHDFWCNLGTVDVHPIGWCAINSKILVPPRTIHAKFTDWKGYLMKRLVGSRTLPVDFHIKMVESMKYPFRQGMRLEVVDKSQVSRTRMAVVDTVIGGRLRLLYEDGDSDDDFWCHMWSPLIHPVGWSRRVGHGIKLSEKRGDVAHHPTFRKIYCDAVPYLFKKVRAVYTEGGWFEEGMKLEAIDPLNLGNICVATICKVLLDGYLMICVDGGSSTDGSDWFCYHASSHAIFPATFCQKNDIELIPPKGYDTHTFNWDTYLEKTKSKAAPARLFNMDCPNHGFKVGMKLEAVDLMEPRLICVATVKRVVHRLLSIHFDGWDNEYDQWVDCESPDIYPVGWCELTGYQLQPPVATEQTTPLKAKETTKKKKKQFGKKRKRMPPAKSRPLRQGSKKALVEDDQQATEKNSSEPNEIIAVRVKEEHLDEASPDKAQSPELPVPLENIKQETDN, encoded by the exons GAGACTCTGTCTTCGGAACCaatggaagaagaggaagatgatgACTTGGAGCTATTTGCTGGTTATGACAGTTTCCGGAGCTATAACAGCAGTGCTGGCAGTGAAAGCAGCTCCTACCTAGAAGAGTCGAGTGAAGCAGAAAATGAGGATCGGGAAGCAGGGGAGCTACCCACCTCGCCCGTGCATTTGCTTAGCCCTGGGACTCCCCGCTCCTTGGATGGCAGTGGTTCTGAACCAG CTGTCTGTGAGATGTGTGGGATCGTGGGTACAAGGGAAGCCTTCTTCTCCAAGACCAAAAGATTCTGCAGTGTGTCCTGTTCCAGGAGCTACTCCTCCAACTCCAAGAAAGCCAGTATCTTGGCTAGATTACAG GGAAAACCACctacaaaaaaagcaaaagtctTGCACAAGGCAGCCTGGTCTGCCAAAATTGGAGCCTTCCTTCACTCCCAAGGGACAGGACAGCTAGCAGATGGGACACCCACAGGACAAGACG CGCTGGTCCTGGGTTTCGACTGGGGGAAGTTCCTGAAGGACCACAGTTACAAGGCTGCTCCTGTCAGCTGTTTTAAACAT GTCCCGCTCTATGACCAATGGGAGGATGTGATGAAGGGGATGAAGGTCGAGGTGCTCAACAGCGACGCTGTGCTTCCCAGCCGTGTGTACTGGATCGCCTCTGTCATCCAGGCAGCGg GCTACCGGGTGTTGCTCCGATATGAAGGCTTTGAAAATGATGCCAGCCACGACTTCTGGTGCAACCTGGGAACTGTGGATGTCCATCCCATTGGCTGGTGCGCCATCAACAGCAAGATCCTGGTGCCCCCAAGAA CCATCCATGCCAAGTTCACCGACTGGAAGGGCTACCTCATGAAACGCTTGGTGGGCTCCAGGACTCTTCCTGTGGATTTCCATATCAAG ATGGTAGAGAGCATGAAGTACCCCTTCCGCCAGGGCATGAGGCTGGAGGTGGTGGACAAGTCCCAGGTGTCACGGACCCGCATGGCTGTGGTGGACACAGTAATTGGGGGTCGCCTACGGCTCCTCTATGAGGATGGAGATAGCGACGATGACTTCTGGTGTCACATGTGGAGTCCCCTGATCCACCCAGTGGGCTGGTCACGTCGTGTTGGCCATGGTATCAAGCTGTCAG AGAAGCGTGGTGATGTGGCCCACCACCCCACCTTCCGGAAGATCTACTGCGATGCTGTTCCTTACCTGTTCAAGAAG GTACGAGCTGTCTACACAGAAGGTGGATGGTTTGAGGAGGGAATGAAGCTGGAGGCCATTGACCCCCTGAATTTGGGCAATATCTGTGTGGCAACCATCTGCAAG GTCCTCTTGGATGGATACCTGATGATCTGTGTGGATGGGGGCTCCTCCACAGATGGGTCAGACTGGTTCTGTTACCACGCCTCCTCCCATGCCATCTTCCCAGCCACCTTTTGCCAGAAGAATGACATTGAGCTAATACCTCCAAAAG GGTacgacacacacacattcaactGGGACACCTACTTGGAAAAGACCAAGTCCAAGGCAGCTCCAGCGCGACTCTTTAACATG GACTGCCCCAACCATGGCTTCAAGGTGGGCATGAAGCTGGAAGCTGTGGACTTGATGGAGCCCCGCCTTATCTGCGTGGCCACGGTGAAGCGGGTGGTGCACCGGCTCCTCAGCATTCACTTTGATGGCTGGGACAACGAGTATGACCAGTGGGTGGACTGCGAGTCTCCAGACATTTACCCTGTTGGCTGGTGTGAGCTCACTGGCTACCAGCTCCAGCCACCCGTGGCCACAG AGCAGACCACCCCTCTGAAGGCCAAAGAGaccacaaagaagaaaaagaaacagtttggGAAGAAAA GAAAACGAATGCCACCGGCCAAGTCCCGGCCCCTCAGACAGGGCTCCAAGAAAGCCCTGGTGGAGGACGACCAGCAGGCCACAGAGAAGAACTCGTCGGAGCCCAATGAGA TCATCGCTGTGCGCGTGAAAGAGGAGCATCTCGATGAGGCCTCGCCTGACAAGGCCCAGAGTCCAGAGCTGCCTGTCCCCCTTGAGAACATCAAACAGGAGACAGACAATTGA